A part of Diceros bicornis minor isolate mBicDic1 chromosome 32, mDicBic1.mat.cur, whole genome shotgun sequence genomic DNA contains:
- the PRSS54 gene encoding LOW QUALITY PROTEIN: inactive serine protease 54 (The sequence of the model RefSeq protein was modified relative to this genomic sequence to represent the inferred CDS: deleted 1 base in 1 codon) has protein sequence MVSAAALFGHGRMRGMLLVLLYVSHSSASCGVQNTNVMETSEEGLVNDKEFPWVVSLQDSQYTHLAFGTILSEFWILSIASAFQNRKDAVAIVGIAKMDAKVIAHEEYPVNTIIIHEDFDNKTMSNNIALLKTDTAMQFNNLVQAICFLSRKQHKPPALWNCWVAGWNPTSATGNHMTMSILRKISVKDIYPCPLHQFQKTGCGNHIQQETDAVCLGDPGNPMMCQVQHLNLWVLRGILSHGGEECPGLFLYVRVEDYSDWIMSKTRRTSLPLSSLHPWENLIPFSSYSSRAAVTQKKYPGQDQVGWSQANFQGQRRATIYSWPANSSRESLDFREKGLKESGSSPEAAVQPMYYDYYGREAGEDESISGQNRLHQSQETVLFFFVLVFFCNGIQSRS, from the exons ATGGTGTCTGCTGCAGCTCTCTTTGGGCATGGCAGA ATGAGAGGGATGCTCTTAGTACTGCTCTACGTCTCCCACTCTTCTGCCA GTTGTGGCGTCCAGAATACCAACGTTATGGAAACTTCCGAGGAGGGTTTGGTCAACGACAAGGAGTTCCCGTGGGTGGTGTCGCTGCAGGATTCCCAGTACACCCACCTGGCTTTCGGGACCATCCTCAGTGAGTTCTGGATCCTCAGCATCGCATCCGCCTTTCAGAACAG GAAGGACGCTGTTGCTATAGTTGGAATAGCTAAGATGGATGCCAAAGTGATTGCTCATGAAGAGTATCCAGTCAATACCATCATCATCCATGAGGACTTTGATAACAAAACAATGAGCAATAACATAGCCCTCCTGAAGACAGACACGGCGATGCAGTTCAACAACCTGGTCCAGGCCATCTGCTTCCTCAGCAGAAAGCAGCATAAGCCACCAGCCTTGTGGAACTGCTGGGTGGCAGGATGGAATCCCACATCTGCA ACAGGAAATCACATGACGATGAGTATCCTGAGGAAAATCTCCGTGAAAGACATCTACCCGTGTCCTTTACACCAATTCCAGAAAACAGGATGTGGCAATCACATACAGCAGGAAACTGATGCCGTCTGCTTG GGAGACCCAGGAAACCCGATGATGTGCCAGGTCCAGCATCTGAATCTGTGGGTGCTGAGAGGAATCCTGTCTCACGGTGGCGAGGAATGCCCTGGCCTGTTTCTGTATGTCCGAGTGGAAGACTACAGCGACTGGATTATGTCTAAGACTAGGAGGACCAGCCTTCCCCTGtcttccctccacccctgggaGAATCTGATTCCTTTCTCCAGCTATTCATCACGGGCCGCTGTGACACAGAAAAAATATCCTGGGCAGGACCAAGTTGGATGGTCCCAAGCAAACTTCCAAGGACAAAGAAGGGCCACCATATATTCATGGCCAGCAAACAGCTCTAGAGAGAGTCTAGACTTTCGGGAAAAGGGCCTAAAGGAATCAGGCAGTTCTCCTGAGGCGGCCGTACAACCCATGTACTATGACTATTATGGTAGGGAGGCTGGGGAGGATGAGTCTATTTCAGGTCAGAATAGGTTACATCAGTCCCAAGAAACtgtcttgtttttctttgtgCTTGTTTTCTTTTGCAATGGTATCCAGTCTAGGAGCTAA